A window of Mucilaginibacter paludis DSM 18603 contains these coding sequences:
- a CDS encoding carboxypeptidase-like regulatory domain-containing protein translates to MLGAKASATKNLFMKTFTALLLAVFSFYICQAQKPLTNSRTSGYYTYIYPLKDADAELLYKGEQSKITDKLLLRPIDSALTDNFKLPQLAPGNYLKVSAGYNKLNYELIENHSAFLNILDNRKDLRFVLLDINGTPVNNALVYLNKKKVEYDAGLQLYHTRYGKKDLLLKVVYAGVANYFTVTKQEQYHYSQWPAFWRKLAYHTPLSYIWVPVKNLFSKNHNSYRPSPYTGYMVFNKPMYKPGDTVKFKAYIFNKNNKMPVKQKSLFVRLRGSQYGEKGKIIGTVKSYRDGAFESTLVLSDSLKLTLDANYTLSLENSPIETAKDNVLLSGYFRYEEYELKSVKFSLRSDQEEHSPGNPVSLYLKAVDENDLPVADGRAEITLHTRNIETYHSDKVFVPDTLWRHQLQLDAVGETKLIIPDSIFPKATLRYEVEALFLNSNNEQQRQSKQLTFNDEAEKIDVKLDQDTLKINYRLNGKEITKGATITSYNLNNDSIAAANITLPAKFVINPHIKKYDIESDKDMAFAELKDYAPNITTSAYRTNDSLFIQVDNPRHIPFWYTVFSGNKMIDGGKATDLYYKKQYHHQGNVFMLINYIWGGESKSDEVAIIYRDHLLSIDVNQPVAVNPGQKVPVEITVKDALGKPVADADLTAMAVTSKFKNFYVPSIPYFGRLYGSRKLKRKLEIDDKAENGAFELNWKRWGRDMGLDSIVYYQFTHPTDIFRIEEPAPDTSAQIAPFIVKNGNVLPVHVLYIDRVPVYFSQAGQLQRYSFIVSPGKHSLIFRTLNQNISLDNVVVTKGKKLILSINADTVLNHIAQFKKMPDSLTTYEARLVDQYMIKVVDNFGDKMATLNQGDHVILLNPNPQTNNYRFNYGYRENQILAGPLVSNTTSLEVRGEPVRYFTAESDYSFEFQPGLIKQKSIPGKYPFDTHLYANNQSFPDYRQYALTLKEADTLWQHYLDERAHSTASFKNKYLPARGNGKLLISVNGYNTISNQAYGQLPIIKNIIVYRYDNPDYIRVYPGATTDMGYLEPGNYRLFFLLKNDAYYIQNDVVVQGEGINYKKITFSKIRPRDSVSIKIAAITNSLPGEGGIRNDEDADKLKLKEAFNAQYLDNSNFKNEMRGQVVDKQQVGLPGVAILIKGTKYGTVTDINGNFKIHVPGEGRLTVAFIGFQT, encoded by the coding sequence ATGTTAGGTGCAAAAGCATCTGCTACCAAAAACCTGTTTATGAAAACCTTTACCGCCTTACTATTAGCCGTTTTTAGCTTTTACATTTGCCAGGCGCAAAAGCCTTTAACCAATAGCCGCACCAGCGGATACTATACTTATATCTACCCGTTAAAAGACGCTGATGCAGAACTGCTTTATAAGGGTGAGCAATCTAAAATAACCGATAAGCTATTGCTGCGGCCTATCGATTCGGCATTAACCGATAATTTCAAGCTTCCGCAACTGGCCCCTGGCAATTACCTTAAAGTATCTGCAGGCTACAATAAGCTTAATTACGAGCTGATTGAAAACCATTCCGCTTTTTTAAATATCCTGGATAACCGTAAGGATTTACGTTTTGTATTGCTGGATATTAATGGAACGCCGGTTAATAATGCCCTGGTTTATCTGAATAAAAAGAAGGTGGAATATGATGCCGGGCTACAGCTTTACCATACCAGGTATGGCAAAAAAGACCTCTTGCTCAAGGTAGTATACGCGGGTGTAGCCAATTACTTTACCGTAACTAAGCAAGAACAATATCACTATAGCCAATGGCCGGCATTTTGGCGAAAGCTCGCTTATCATACCCCGCTTAGCTATATATGGGTTCCTGTAAAAAACTTGTTCAGTAAAAATCATAATAGTTACCGTCCGTCGCCTTATACCGGTTATATGGTTTTCAATAAGCCGATGTATAAACCTGGCGATACTGTAAAATTTAAGGCCTATATTTTTAATAAAAACAATAAAATGCCCGTTAAACAAAAAAGTTTGTTTGTGAGGTTAAGAGGCAGCCAATATGGCGAGAAGGGGAAAATTATCGGTACAGTTAAAAGTTACCGCGATGGCGCCTTTGAAAGTACTTTGGTGTTGAGCGATAGTTTAAAGCTGACACTGGACGCCAATTATACTTTAAGCCTCGAAAACTCGCCTATTGAAACCGCCAAGGATAATGTATTACTATCCGGCTATTTCCGTTACGAGGAATATGAGCTCAAATCAGTCAAATTTTCTCTTCGTAGTGATCAAGAAGAGCATTCGCCCGGCAATCCGGTATCCTTGTATTTAAAGGCGGTTGATGAAAATGATTTACCCGTTGCCGATGGCCGCGCAGAAATTACGCTGCACACCCGGAATATAGAAACCTACCATAGCGATAAGGTTTTTGTGCCCGATACCTTATGGAGGCACCAATTGCAGTTGGATGCCGTTGGCGAAACCAAACTCATCATCCCCGATTCCATATTCCCGAAGGCTACGCTCCGTTACGAGGTGGAGGCCCTGTTTTTAAACAGCAATAACGAGCAGCAACGGCAATCAAAACAACTTACTTTTAATGATGAAGCCGAAAAAATTGATGTTAAGCTGGATCAGGATACGTTAAAAATAAATTACAGGCTAAACGGCAAGGAGATCACAAAAGGAGCCACCATCACATCTTATAATTTAAACAACGATAGCATCGCGGCAGCTAATATTACCTTGCCCGCCAAATTTGTTATTAATCCTCATATTAAAAAATATGATATAGAAAGCGACAAAGATATGGCGTTTGCAGAGCTGAAAGACTATGCGCCCAATATCACTACATCGGCCTATCGCACCAACGATTCGCTGTTTATTCAAGTTGATAACCCTCGGCATATCCCGTTTTGGTACACCGTTTTTAGCGGCAACAAAATGATTGACGGCGGCAAGGCGACCGACCTCTACTACAAAAAACAATACCATCACCAGGGCAATGTTTTTATGCTGATCAATTACATCTGGGGTGGCGAATCAAAGTCGGACGAGGTAGCCATCATTTACCGCGACCATTTACTGTCTATTGATGTCAATCAGCCGGTGGCGGTAAATCCAGGGCAAAAGGTACCTGTAGAAATAACCGTAAAAGATGCACTGGGCAAGCCCGTTGCCGATGCCGACCTGACAGCCATGGCGGTCACCTCCAAATTTAAAAACTTCTACGTGCCCTCTATACCTTATTTCGGACGGCTGTATGGTAGCCGTAAATTAAAAAGAAAGCTCGAGATTGACGACAAGGCCGAAAACGGGGCTTTTGAACTGAACTGGAAAAGGTGGGGCCGGGATATGGGCTTGGATAGCATTGTTTACTATCAATTTACCCATCCAACAGATATTTTTAGGATAGAGGAGCCTGCCCCCGATACATCGGCCCAGATAGCACCTTTTATAGTTAAAAATGGCAATGTACTCCCGGTGCACGTTCTCTATATTGATCGTGTTCCTGTTTATTTTAGCCAGGCCGGGCAGTTGCAGCGTTACAGTTTTATAGTTAGCCCGGGCAAGCATAGCCTCATTTTCAGAACGCTCAACCAAAACATCAGCCTGGATAATGTAGTTGTTACCAAAGGGAAAAAACTGATATTGAGTATTAATGCCGATACCGTTTTAAACCATATAGCGCAGTTTAAAAAAATGCCCGATAGCCTAACCACTTACGAGGCCCGCCTGGTTGATCAATATATGATTAAGGTGGTGGATAATTTTGGTGATAAAATGGCTACCCTGAACCAGGGCGATCATGTTATTCTGTTAAACCCTAATCCTCAGACTAATAATTACCGTTTTAATTATGGCTACCGCGAAAACCAAATTCTTGCAGGGCCCTTAGTTTCTAACACCACCAGCCTGGAAGTGCGTGGGGAGCCGGTCCGCTATTTTACAGCGGAGTCTGATTACTCGTTTGAGTTTCAGCCAGGGCTCATCAAACAAAAATCAATACCAGGCAAATATCCTTTCGACACCCATTTATACGCCAATAACCAAAGTTTTCCAGATTACAGGCAATATGCCTTAACCTTAAAGGAAGCCGATACGCTTTGGCAGCATTACCTTGATGAGCGTGCGCATAGCACGGCATCATTTAAAAATAAGTATTTACCGGCGCGGGGTAATGGTAAATTGTTGATCAGCGTGAATGGTTACAACACAATAAGCAACCAGGCTTACGGCCAACTGCCTATTATCAAAAATATTATTGTTTACCGGTATGATAATCCGGATTATATCCGGGTGTATCCCGGGGCAACAACTGATATGGGATACCTGGAACCAGGCAATTACCGGCTATTCTTTCTGCTAAAAAACGATGCTTATTATATCCAGAACGATGTTGTTGTTCAAGGCGAAGGCATCAATTACAAAAAAATAACATTCAGCAAAATTAGGCCGCGCGATAGTGTAAGCATCAAAATAGCAGCGATAACCAATAGTTTACCTGGTGAGGGCGGCATCCGGAATGATGAGGACGCTGATAAACTGAAACTAAAGGAAGCCTTTAACGCGCAATACCTCGATAACTCCAACTTTAAAAACGAAATGCGTGGCCAGGTTGTGGATAAACAGCAGGTAGGGTTGCCGGGTGTAGCTATACTAATCAAAGGCACAAAATATGGTACCGTGACGGATATCAACGGTAATTTTAAAATCCATGTACCCGGGGAGGGCAGACTGACGGTAGCCTTTATCGGCTTCCAAACGTAG
- a CDS encoding TonB-dependent receptor domain-containing protein, producing the protein MQNVVQLRSSILFIMRCSFIILAIQITFGGLLLAGNVKSQNLDQVKINIALRHASIQESLLSLQRKSGIRISFFDEVVQKESKKVNLNSTNITAGETLRNILSNTNLTYRLVKDYVIIDVKPSRADKGKIYGKIVDDKGESLPGANIRLLELNTTSSSTVDGSYSITAAPGTYTVEVSYISYQTKRIADVVVTAGNLTKLDVVLLTASTALKAVVIQSSYKRESVAGLYAQQKNAAGITDGLSAEQMARTPDNNMGQVLKRVSGLSTVDNRYVIVRGLTERYNQGMIDGITLPSTDMNRRNFAFDVIPVEMVSNVVVNKTATPDISAEFAGGQVSVNTLDIPLENFTILSAGTGFNTLTLGKDFIESGRRGKYDFWGFDDGHRSLPPNIQSWGSGNPPDYAVPQSKLFNPDAFKRYSSTGGANQNYRLSLGRVYTLKSDQKIGFVTGFSLRHSQETNEFQDVRGFEGNYGYPVAGPNYIDSVNRRRNGHIYKYNTTIGAQVNVGTQGKGYKIGLKNLYSQIFNNTLNSSQGMIANVGFDNDDARSQKNLQDPEITRIFQHKLDGEHTLTSKGLKLTWLGAITSVRQEVKDRTKFTYQFTGRNNGVEYYQTPNVVNPAQNSPDYDYRLFTDTKETDYNWAGSLSQPFNFLGDKSLFKGGYSGIYKQRGLSATTLKIRTEDRAFDSFGRTYEEILAPENIGAGTNSNQAYYLADGGNGSQFNGTSRFHAFYLMLDQRFLKKIRIVYGMRGEKYELKNRQPLISDQSSLRNVTGENNTTYLPSANLTYSITSKMNFRASFAKTVIRPDFRETSYFGFYDPFLNADIVGDDVVSTKINNSDLRYEWYPSAGEIISVSGFYKSFDKPIELVVDQDATGKVTRYRFQNQKDAVNYGIEMEVRKSLGFIADKPWLRNTTLFGNGTIIKSSIHTLSTLGDGSIVENKETRALYGQSPYSVNAGVSYSASRYGFTVNYNRSGRRTYTISSNPNLTEYENGRDLVDLQVYGRFLKQKMEVKLNIGNLLNSTSFYYLNSNGYKQESGTSNYTPSYGTDKYDKEFDLIRYRIKYGITPNLSVTYKF; encoded by the coding sequence ATGCAAAATGTAGTACAACTACGTTCATCTATTCTATTTATTATGCGGTGCTCTTTTATTATCCTGGCTATACAAATAACCTTTGGGGGGCTATTGCTTGCTGGTAATGTCAAAAGCCAAAACCTTGATCAGGTTAAGATCAATATCGCCCTGCGGCACGCCTCCATACAGGAAAGCCTCCTGTCGCTTCAGCGAAAAAGTGGTATCCGCATTTCTTTTTTTGACGAAGTGGTTCAAAAAGAAAGTAAAAAAGTAAATCTGAATAGCACTAATATAACCGCTGGCGAAACCCTGCGCAATATACTTTCGAACACCAACTTAACCTATCGCCTGGTTAAAGACTATGTGATCATCGACGTTAAGCCTTCCCGTGCAGATAAAGGTAAAATATACGGTAAAATTGTAGACGATAAGGGCGAAAGCCTGCCGGGCGCCAATATTAGGCTATTAGAATTGAATACAACCTCCTCAAGCACCGTAGATGGTAGTTACAGTATCACTGCCGCGCCAGGGACCTATACTGTAGAAGTTAGCTATATTTCGTATCAAACCAAACGCATTGCCGATGTTGTGGTAACTGCCGGCAACCTTACCAAACTGGATGTTGTTTTGCTTACGGCATCTACTGCTTTAAAGGCGGTTGTAATACAGTCATCGTACAAAAGGGAATCGGTAGCTGGTTTATACGCTCAGCAAAAAAACGCGGCGGGCATCACCGATGGGTTATCGGCAGAGCAAATGGCCCGCACACCTGATAACAATATGGGCCAGGTTTTAAAACGTGTGAGCGGATTAAGCACCGTAGATAACCGTTACGTTATTGTGCGCGGCTTAACCGAACGTTATAACCAGGGGATGATTGACGGCATCACGCTACCCAGCACAGATATGAACCGACGTAATTTTGCCTTTGATGTGATCCCGGTTGAAATGGTAAGTAATGTGGTGGTTAACAAAACGGCCACGCCGGATATCTCTGCCGAATTTGCCGGCGGGCAAGTTTCGGTAAACACGCTGGATATCCCTTTAGAAAACTTTACCATATTGTCTGCCGGTACAGGCTTCAATACCCTCACCCTCGGAAAAGACTTTATCGAATCTGGCAGGAGAGGTAAATATGATTTTTGGGGCTTTGACGATGGGCACCGCAGTTTACCGCCAAATATCCAGTCATGGGGAAGCGGAAACCCGCCTGATTATGCTGTGCCGCAAAGTAAATTGTTTAATCCGGATGCCTTTAAACGTTACAGTTCTACCGGAGGAGCCAACCAAAATTACCGCCTATCGTTAGGCCGCGTATATACTTTAAAAAGCGATCAGAAAATAGGCTTTGTTACGGGCTTCAGTTTACGACACAGCCAGGAAACCAACGAATTTCAGGATGTAAGGGGCTTTGAGGGAAACTATGGTTACCCGGTAGCGGGGCCTAACTATATTGACAGCGTTAACCGCCGCCGTAATGGGCATATTTACAAATACAATACCACCATTGGCGCCCAGGTTAATGTGGGGACACAGGGCAAAGGCTATAAAATAGGCTTGAAAAATTTGTATTCGCAAATCTTCAACAACACCCTTAACTCCTCGCAGGGGATGATCGCTAATGTGGGTTTTGATAACGACGATGCCCGCTCACAGAAAAACCTGCAAGACCCGGAGATTACCCGCATTTTTCAACACAAACTTGATGGCGAACATACCTTAACCAGCAAAGGGCTTAAATTGACCTGGCTTGGAGCAATCACCTCGGTTAGGCAGGAAGTAAAGGACCGGACCAAGTTCACTTACCAATTTACTGGACGGAATAACGGTGTGGAATATTACCAAACCCCTAATGTTGTTAACCCTGCTCAAAACTCGCCCGATTATGACTACCGCTTATTTACCGATACCAAAGAGACGGACTACAACTGGGCAGGAAGCCTGAGCCAGCCTTTTAACTTTTTGGGCGATAAAAGCTTGTTTAAAGGCGGTTACAGCGGCATTTACAAACAACGCGGCCTGAGCGCCACCACATTGAAGATCCGGACTGAAGACCGCGCCTTTGATTCGTTTGGCCGTACTTACGAGGAAATACTCGCGCCCGAAAATATAGGCGCAGGCACCAATTCCAACCAGGCTTATTACCTGGCAGATGGCGGTAACGGCTCGCAATTTAACGGCACATCGCGCTTCCACGCTTTTTACCTGATGCTCGATCAGCGTTTCCTGAAAAAGATCCGCATTGTATACGGCATGCGCGGCGAAAAATACGAATTAAAGAACCGGCAGCCATTAATTTCGGATCAATCGAGTTTACGGAATGTTACCGGTGAAAACAACACCACTTATTTACCATCGGCTAACTTAACTTATAGCATCACCTCTAAAATGAATTTCCGCGCATCATTCGCCAAAACGGTGATCCGGCCGGATTTTAGGGAGACCTCGTATTTTGGTTTCTACGATCCTTTTTTGAATGCCGACATTGTAGGCGACGATGTTGTAAGTACAAAGATCAATAACAGCGATCTGCGTTACGAATGGTACCCATCGGCTGGCGAAATTATCTCGGTATCTGGCTTTTATAAATCATTCGATAAGCCTATTGAGTTGGTGGTTGATCAGGATGCTACCGGTAAAGTAACGCGTTACCGTTTTCAAAATCAAAAAGATGCCGTTAACTACGGGATAGAAATGGAAGTGCGTAAATCATTAGGATTTATAGCCGATAAGCCATGGTTGCGCAACACCACGCTCTTTGGTAACGGAACAATCATCAAATCAAGCATTCATACGCTATCAACCCTGGGTGATGGTAGTATAGTTGAGAATAAAGAAACCAGGGCCTTATACGGCCAATCGCCTTATTCGGTCAATGCCGGTGTGAGCTACAGTGCAAGCAGGTATGGCTTTACTGTAAATTATAACCGCTCAGGCCGCCGCACTTATACCATTAGCAGCAATCCAAACCTTACCGAATATGAAAACGGTCGCGACCTGGTAGACCTGCAAGTATATGGCCGCTTTTTAAAACAAAAGATGGAAGTAAAACTGAACATAGGCAACTTGCTCAATTCAACTTCATTCTATTATCTCAACTCGAACGGATATAAACAAGAAAGCGGCACCAGCAACTATACCCCATCCTACGGAACAGATAAATATGATAAAGAGTTCGATCTGATCCGTTACCGGATCAAATACGGCATAACACCTAACCTATCGGTCACTTATAAATTTTAA
- a CDS encoding FecR family protein encodes MKDAIKRELLIKYMHEQCSAAEMIQVKEFLTQPEWQQALDELLEDDFAQFTTDAVPDGLSADWNRRFKQKHILPAIQPLWRSAWLQYAAAGLLLITLGFYFFKNQISGTRQPPVMAMLEKVNPRGQRSQIILPDSSVVYLGAESKLRFPEKFGEGSREVSLTGEAFFEVAKDKKHPFIIHSGAVQTRVLGTSFKIDAFPGKIMTVSVATGKVRVDRDAGDKNKLKALAVLIPGQVVKWDEVAQTSCISQVDIQSIRDWKDGNLNFVSASLADVAETLERAYNVKITFNDSRIKNYHVTLMVNASNPLSRTLDIICNTTHLKFKGSGRSFNILKNGGR; translated from the coding sequence ATGAAGGATGCCATAAAGAGGGAGCTGCTGATCAAATACATGCACGAACAATGTTCTGCTGCTGAGATGATCCAGGTTAAAGAATTTTTAACACAGCCCGAATGGCAGCAGGCATTGGACGAATTGCTGGAAGATGATTTTGCACAATTTACAACAGATGCGGTGCCCGATGGTTTAAGTGCGGATTGGAATAGGCGTTTTAAGCAAAAGCATATCCTGCCCGCTATCCAACCGCTATGGCGCTCGGCTTGGCTTCAATATGCGGCAGCTGGTTTGCTGTTGATTACCCTGGGCTTTTATTTTTTTAAAAATCAGATTAGCGGAACCAGACAGCCGCCGGTTATGGCTATGCTGGAGAAGGTAAACCCTCGCGGACAGCGATCTCAAATTATATTGCCCGATAGCTCTGTTGTTTATTTAGGTGCGGAAAGCAAGCTCAGATTCCCCGAAAAATTTGGTGAAGGTAGCCGGGAAGTATCCCTGACTGGCGAAGCCTTTTTCGAGGTCGCGAAAGATAAAAAGCACCCTTTTATTATCCATAGCGGAGCAGTTCAAACCAGGGTATTAGGTACATCTTTTAAAATTGATGCCTTTCCCGGTAAAATTATGACGGTTTCTGTAGCCACCGGCAAAGTACGGGTAGACCGCGACGCCGGTGACAAGAATAAGTTAAAGGCATTGGCTGTATTGATACCCGGCCAGGTTGTAAAGTGGGATGAAGTTGCACAAACCAGTTGTATCAGCCAGGTAGATATACAAAGCATTCGCGACTGGAAGGATGGTAACCTCAATTTTGTTTCGGCATCACTTGCCGACGTTGCCGAAACTTTGGAACGCGCTTATAACGTGAAGATTACTTTTAACGATAGCCGGATAAAAAACTACCACGTTACGTTAATGGTGAATGCGAGCAACCCTTTAAGCCGTACACTTGATATTATTTGCAATACAACCCATCTCAAATTTAAGGGCTCGGGCCGGTCTTTTAACATCCTAAAAAACGGAGGCAGATGA
- a CDS encoding RNA polymerase sigma factor: MNSKDEYSLITNWKNGDNRAFDQLFKLHFYRLYRFAFRHSNDSVLAEELVMDMMLKVWQKKDELVNNNQSLAPFLFHALKAALIDNYRKKRMEFVAVDDTMHAIASPLRADDHLHGAELSVLYRKSLVQLSPQRKLILEMRHEQGLSYKEIAKELSISSKTVDRHLTDAIAIVRKHLQKHSDVTLLIIWCLLG, from the coding sequence TTGAACTCAAAAGATGAATATTCATTAATCACCAATTGGAAAAATGGTGACAATCGGGCATTCGATCAACTATTTAAACTTCACTTTTATAGACTGTATCGCTTTGCTTTTCGCCACAGCAATGACAGTGTACTTGCAGAGGAACTGGTGATGGATATGATGCTGAAAGTATGGCAAAAAAAGGATGAGCTGGTAAACAACAATCAATCTTTAGCACCTTTTCTTTTCCATGCTTTGAAGGCGGCATTGATTGATAATTACCGTAAAAAGCGAATGGAGTTTGTTGCTGTGGATGATACGATGCATGCTATCGCTTCACCGCTGCGGGCAGATGATCACCTGCACGGAGCTGAGTTATCTGTGTTATACCGCAAAAGTTTGGTCCAATTAAGTCCGCAAAGGAAGTTGATCCTCGAAATGCGGCATGAACAAGGCTTATCTTATAAAGAAATAGCCAAAGAATTAAGTATCTCTTCTAAAACTGTCGATCGGCATCTAACAGATGCGATAGCGATCGTTCGTAAACATCTGCAAAAGCATAGCGATGTTACCTTACTCATCATTTGGTGTTTGTTAGGTTAA